The sequence CCAGAGCCACATGCTCGCGCATCAATATGGCGACCTCATCAAGAAGGCGAAATTGAAGGGCGGCGTTGCGCGGCGCTGACGCCTTCGTTAGGGCAGGCGGCGACACGCACGGGAACAGGGGCTTCCATGACGCTCAATATCATTTTGCTCGGGCCGCCGGGGGCGGGCAAGGGAACGCAGGCTTCGCGGCTCGAGGATGAGCATGGCATGGTGCAGCTGTCGACCGGCGACATGCTGCGCGCCGCGGTCAAGGCGGGCACCCCCATCGGGCTTCAGGCGAAGGCGGTGATGGACGCGGGCGAGCTGGTCTCGGACGACATCGTATCGGGGCTGATCGGCGAGCGGCTCGACGAACTCGGCCCCGATGTTTCGGTGATCTTCGACGGCTATCCACGCACCGCGGCGCAGGCCGATGCGCTCGACGGTATTTTGTCGGCGCGCGGCCGCAAGCTCGACCATGTGATCGAGCTGCGCGTCGAGGAAGACGCGCTCGTCGACCGCATCACGGGTCGCTTCAGCTGCGCCAAATGCGGCGAGGGCTATCACGATCGCTACAAGCTGCCCAGGGTCGCCAATGTCTGCGACATTTGCGGGTCGGAGGAGTTCAAGCGCCGTCCCGACGACAATGAGGAAACGGTGCGCACGCGCATGGTCGAGTATCGCGCCAAGACCGCTCCGATCCTGCCGATCTACGAGGCGCGCGGCATCGTCACCCATGTCGACGGCATGGCGCCGATCGACCAGGTCAACGACGCGATCGAAACGATCCTGAACACCGCTGGCTAGCCAGCCCCGCCGCCGCCCGTTATTGAGGGCGGCAAGGGGGACAGGCTGATGGCGATTTCTGGATATTTTGCCGGTTTTGCGGCTTTTGGCACGCTGGCACTCGCGCCCGCGGCAGACGCCAAGGTTATCGACCAGAGCGAGAGCGGCTTTACCGTCGCGCACACCGCGCAGGTCGCGGCGGCGCCCGCCGACGTGTGGAAGATGCTGCGGATGCCGCAGAACTGGTGGTCAAAGGATCATAGCTGGTCGGGTGATGCGGCGAACTTCTGGCTCGATTCGCAGGCGGGGGGCTGTTTCTGCGAAAAGCTGCCCGATACCGGGTCGGGGCTCGGCAGCGTCCAGCATGCGCGCATCCTTTTCGCCCGGCCCAACGCGCTGCTCCGCCTGTCGGGCGCTTTCGGGCCGCTGCAGGGCGAGGCGCTGACCGGCACGCTGACCATCCAGATCAAGCAAACTCCGACGGGCAGCGCGCTGCGCTTCGACTATGTCGTTGGCGGCTATATGCGCTTCAAGGTCGCCGACATCGCGCCCGCGGTCGACCGCGTGATCGGCGAGCAGCTCAAGGGGCTGGCCGAGGCGCTCGGCGGCGCGCTGCCCCCGGCGCGCGATGAAAAGGCGGCGGAAGAGGCAGCGACGCCTGACGCCGATGCCCCGGCGGCGAAGGATGAATCCGGCCTCGACGCCGCAGTCGCCGATCTGGTCGAGCCAGACGCCAACCCGAAGCCCGACGAGCGCCGCTGAAGCGCAAAGACCAAAATCGGGGTCAAGAGAATCGCGCGCCCCCGCGAAGGCGGGGATCCAGCTCCTGTCGGCGCCGAACATCGCCGTCGGGCGATGGGCCCCCGCCTTCGCGGGGGCACAGGCTATCCCTGTAGCAAAACGCTAACCCCCCGGCTTGCCGCGCAGCCTGGCGAGCGCCGCGAACGGCCCTGCCGCTTCCTCGCTCAGCACACCCTTTTCGGCGAGGATGCGGTCGGCGTCGGGGTGGCGCGGAAAGGGGTCGAGTGCGAGCGACAGCGTTTGCACTGCCGCCTCGCCAATGTCGGCGCGGTCGCCTTCGAGCGGCAGCAGGTCGAGCTCGTCGCGGCCGATCTCGACCTCCTCGTCGGCGTGCGCGGGGGCATCGACATCGCGCAGGAAGCGCAGGTCGAAGGGTTCGGCGATGCGCGTGGCGACGGGCAGGGCGGTGGCGGCGCACGCCTGCACCACCTCTGCCCTGACTTCGCCGGTTGCGGCGAGCCCCCCGGCGACGGCGCGCAGGCTGGCGGCGAGCGCAAAATGATCGAGCGCCATCAGGCCGAGCCGCGCCGCGATCCGCGCGCGCGCCGTCGCGTCGGCCTCGACGGCGATGGCGCGGCCCTGCGCCGCGTCGGCGAGCGTGACGACCAGCGAAAACTCGCTCGCCGCGTTCACCGCTCGGCTCCCGGCAGGCGGTCCGTCGCGACCAGCTCGGCGACCGGCATCGCCGCGAGCGCGCCGCGCAGCGCCGCCACCTTCGCCATCACATGCGCCAGCGCCGCTTCGCCCGGCGCCTTGCCGCGCCACAGGTTGCGCACCAGCGCGGCACGAAGCTCGTCCGACCCGTCGGGCGCGCGATAGGCGCCCAGCCGCCCGCCGAGCGCGCCCATCATCCGCCCGACCTGCTTGCCGACGACCATGTCGCCAAAGCCGATCTGGCGCATCTGCCCGTCCATGTCGCTCACGAACAATTCGGTGAGCTGGACCCCGGCGAGCGCCTGATCGGGATCGTCGTCGATCCGGTGGAGCACCAGCGCCATCACCAGGCTGACCATGTCGAACCGGCCGTCGAGCGTGTCGGGAACGCCGCCCTCGGCATACCAGTGCGGCGCGCGCGCGGTGGCGATCACCGCCTGCCACAGCGGGCGGCGCGCCTCGCGCGGGTCGGGTTGGGATCGGAACAATTTGCGAAAGGAAAACATCGCCGCTGCTTAGGCGCATTCGCGCCGCGCGAAAAGGGGCGCCGGTCAGCTTGTGGCAAGCTTTGCCGCGGCACAAGCGGCTTGTGCGCGCTCACCGCTTGCGGTTAAGAGGCGCGAGAGCCAGCGCCACCGCCCGACGCAGCGGCGGACCGGCGCAATGGAGATAGTTTATGCCGAATGCGAGTCCTGTCCTTTCCACCCCCCGCGCGCGCCTTGTCCTGCTCGGCCTCGCCGCCCTGCTCGCGACCAGCGGCTGCGCGCAGCTCAAGGGGCGGCAGGGCTATGTGGTCGATCCGGCGCTCACTGAGGCGATCACCCCCGGTGTCGACAATCGCGAATCGGTCGAACGCACGCTCGGCCGCCCCACCTTCGTCGGGCAGTTCGGCACCGGCGAATATTATTATGTCTCGCGCGAAACGCGCCAGCTTGCCTTCGCCAAGCCGCGACCGATCGCGCAGCAGGTGCTGCGCGTGCGCTTTGATGCCGCGGGCAACGTCGCCGCGGTCGATCGCACCGGGCTCGAACTGGTGAGCAGGATCAGCCCCGAAGGCGACAAGACGCCGACGCTCGGCCGCGAACGCAGCTTCTTCGAGGATATTTTCGGCAATATCGGCGCGGTCGGCGCGCCCGGTGCCGGTGCGCCGACGGGGCCGTAAAGGATAGAATCCTCCCTGTCGCGTAGCGATGGGGAGGGGGACCGCGTCCGAAGAGCGTGGTGGAGGGGCGTCGACGGCAGTGCCATTGCCCCTCCGTCAGCGCTTCGCGCTGCCACCTCCCCATGGCTTCGCCACAGGGAGGAGCGAAGAATTACTGCGCGATGCCGCCCGCGGCGAGCACCGCCAGCGTGACCAGGTCCGACGCGGTCGACGCCATCGTCGCGACCTGCACCGGATGCTCCATGCCAACCAGCATCGGGCCGATGATGGCGCCGCCACCGAGTTCGCGCAGCAGCTTCGCTGACAGGTTCGCCGATTGCAGCCCCGGCATCACCAGCACATTCGCGGGCCCCGACAGGCGGCAGAAGGGATAGTTTTTCATCACCTTGGCGTTGAGCGCGACGTCGGGTGCCATTTCGCCTTCATATTCGAACGCGGGCTGGCGCCGGTCGAGGATCGCCACCGCCTCGCGGATATTCTCCAGCCAGCTCCCCTCGGGGTTGCCGAAGGTTGAATAGGACAGGAAGGCGACGCGCGGTTCGTGCCCCATGCGCCGCGCGACCTGCGCGGTGCGTTCGGCGATGTCGGCGAGCATTTCGGCCGACGGCCGCTCGTTGACCGTCGTGTCGGCCATGAAGATGGTGTGATGCTGGTCGACCAGCACGTGAATGCCGAACGGCGTCTTGCCCTCGGCATGGTCGATCACGCGGCGGATTTCGCGCATCGTCTGCGAATAGGTGCGCGTCGTGCCGGTGATCATTGCGTCGCCCAGCCCCATCTTCAGCAGCAGCGAGCCAAAGATGTTGCGGTCGCGGTTGACCATCCGCTCGACGTCGCGGCGCAGATATCCGCGGCGCTGGAGCCGCTCATAGAGCATGTCGACCATCGCGGGCACATGCGGCGAATTGACACTGTTGTGGACCTCGAAACTCTCGGCATCGGCGACGCCCATCGCGCGCAGCTTGTCGTGCAGCCCTTCGCGCCCGACGAGCACGGGCGTGCCATAGCCGCCGTCGCGGAACTGGATCGCGGCGCGCAGCACGGTTTCTTCCTCGCCCTCGGCAAAGACGACGCGCTTCGGGTTGGTGCGCGCGGCTTCATAGGCGAGCGTCAGCACCGACGTCGTCGGGTTGAGCCGCGCGCGCAGCCGCGTGCGATATTCATCGAGGTCGGCGATCGGTTTCTGCGCGACGCCGGTGTCCATCGCCGCCTTGGCGACAGCGGCGGGGACGATTTCCATCAGGCGCGGGTCGAAGGGGGAGGGGATGATATATTCGGGGCCAAAGCTCGACGCGCGCCCGCCATAGGCCGCGGCAACCTCCTCGGGCACCTGCTGGCGCGCGAGGTCGGCGATCGCATAGGCCGCGGCGATCTTCATCTCCTCGTTGATCGCGGTCGCATGGACGTCGAGCGCGCCGCGGAAAATGAAGGGGAAGCAGAGGACATTGTTGACCTGGTTCGGATAGTCCGACCGCCCCGTCGCGATGATCGCGTCGGGCCGCGCCGCGCGCGCATCCGGCGGCGAGATTTCGGGATCGGGGTTCGCCATCGCAAAGATGATCGGCGCGGGCGCCATGTCCTTCACCATCTCGGGCTTGAGCGCGCCCGCGGCGGACAGGCCCAGGAACACGTCGGCGCCGACCAGCGCTTCGGTGAGGTCGCGCGCGTCGGTCGGGACCGCGTGCGCCGACTTCCACTGGTCCATGCCATCGGTACGACCCTGATAGATGGTGCCCTTGCGGTCGCACATGATGACATTTTCGTGCCGCACGCCCATCGCCTTGATCAGCGCGGTGCAGGCGATCGCCGCCGCCCCTGCGCCATTGACGACGACCTTGACCGCCCCCAGCTCGCGCCCGGTCAGGTAACAGGCGTTGATCAGCCCCGCGGCGGTGATGATCGCGGTGCCATGCTGGTCGTCATGGAACACCGGAATGTTCATGCGCTCTTTCAGCGCCGCCTCGATGATGAAGCAATTGGGCGCGGCAATATCTTCCAGGTTGATCCCGCCAAAGCTCGGCGCGAGCAGTTCGACCGCCTCGATAAAACGCTGCGGATCTTCGGTATCGACTTCGAGGTCGATCGAATCGACGTCGGCGAAGCGCTTGAACAGCACCGCCTTGCCCTCCATCACCGGCTTCGACGCGAGCGCGCCGAGGTTGCCGAGCCCCAGGATCGCGGTGCCGTTCGAAATGACCGCGACGAGGTTGCCCTTGACCGTATAGTCATAAGCCGCGGCGGGATTTTCGGCGATCGCCTTCACCGGCACCGCGACGCCGGGCGAATAGGCGAGGGACAGGTCGCGCTGCGTCGCCATCGGCTTCGATGCGACGATCTCGATTTTTCCGGGCCGCCCATATTCGTGGTAGAGCAGGGCCTCGCGATCCGAAAACTGCACCTTGCTGCCGCTGTCCATTCGTCATCCTCTCGATAAAGTCACAAGATGCGCGCCCGAGCCTTTCCCCTAGCGCCGCCTCGCGAAAATGTAACCGCCAATGTTGGGTGCGGGGGCGATGGGGATGACGGATAAGGGAAAGGCAGTTCCTCACCCCACACCCTCCATTCCACCCCGCATCCCCCCTCCGACCTTGCCATGCCGCCCCCAATCACTAAGCAGGGGGCGATGGCCGCCACCGCTCCCCGTCCCGCCAACAGCAACGCCGCCGCGCGCGCGGTTCCGTCGGCCTCGACGCCGATGATGGCGCAATATTGGGCGCTGAAGGAAAAGGCCGGCGACTGCCTGCTCTTCTATCGCATGGGCGATTTTTTCGAACTGTTCTTCGACGATGCCAAGGCGGCGGCATCGACGCTCGACATCGCGCTGACCTCGCGCGGCGAACATGACGGAGCGCCTGTGCCGATGTGCGGCGTGCCGGTCCACGCCGCCGAATCCTATCTCGCGCGCCTCATCCGCGCGGGGCACCGCGTCGCGATTGCCGAGCAGGTCGAAACCCCCGCCGAAGCCAAGGCGCGCGGCGGGTCGAAGGCGCTCGTCGCGCGCGACATCGTGCGCTTCGTCACCGCGGGCACGCTGACCGAGGAAAGCCTGCTCGAAGGGCGCAGCGCGAACCGCCTCGCCGCGCTGGCGCAGGTCGGCAGCGAGGGCGAGGTGGCGATTGCCGCCGCCGACATTTCGACCGGACGGTTCGAGGTCGTCGCGGTGCGCGCGGAAGCGGTCGACGCCGAACTCGCCCGGCTGGCGCCCTCCGAACTGCTGCTCAGCGAGAGCGCAGACGCGCTGCCCATCTCGTCGGCGCGGCAGGTGGTGCGCCGGCCGGCGGCGGACTTCGCCAGCACCGGCGCGCAGAAACGGCTCGAATCCTTTTACGGCGTCCGGACACTCGACGGTTTCGGCCCGTTTTCGCGCAGTGAAATCGCCGCGATGGGCGCGCTCCTCGCCTATCTCGATCATGTCGGGACCGGCGGCCCGACCTTCCTCCAGCCGCCGGTGCGCGTGTCGGCGTCGGATCGCATGGCAATCGACGCCGCGACGCGCGAAAGCCTCGAACTCGTCCGCACCATGGCGGGAACGCGCGAGGGCAGCCTGCTCGGCACGATCGACCGCACCGTCACCGCGGCGGGCGCGCGGCTGCTCGCCGACGATCTGGCGAGCCCGCTCACCGACCGCGCCGCGATCCTCGACCGGCTCGACCTCGTCGATGCGTTGGCGCAAGACGCGCTGTGGCGCGGCGATCTCCGCGCGGCGCTCCGCGCGCTGCCCGACGCCGGGCGCGCGCTCGGCCGCCTCGTCGCGGGGCGCGGCGGCCCGCGCGACCTCGCCCAGCTGCGCGATGCGCTCGGCGGCGCGCGGCTCCTGCGCGAACGGCTCGCGCGGCGCGCCGACCTCCCGCCTTTGCTCGCGCGCCTGCTCCCCGGCCTCGACGGCCATGGCGCGCTCGTCGATGAACTGACACGCGCGCTCGTCGAAACGCCGCCGGTCGACGCCGCGCAGGGCGGCTATATCGCCGAAGGCTATGACCATGCGCTCGACGCGCTGCGCGAAACCGCGCGTGACGGGCGCAAGGCGATCGCCGCATTGGAAGCCGGGTATCGCGACCGCACGGGCATCGCCTCGCTCAAGATCCGCCACAATGGCGTGCTCGGCTATCATGTCGAGGTGCCCGCGAAGCATGCCGACGCGCTGATGGCGCCCGATAGCGGCTTCACCCACCGCCAGACGCTCGCGGGGGTGGTGCGGTTCAACTCGGCCGACCTCCACGACGCGGCGAGCCGTGTGACGCAGGCGGGCGTCCACGCGGTCGCGGCCGAGGCCGCCCATCTCGAGGCGCTCACCGACGCCGCGGTGGCGCGGCGCGAGGCGATCGCCGCCTCGTGCGACATACTCGCGCGCCTCGACGTCGCCGCCGCGCTCGCCGATCATGCGATGAGCCACAATTGGTGCCGCCCGGAGCTGGCGGACGAACCGTGCCTTGATGTTGTCGGCGGGCGGCATCCGGTGGTCGAGGCGGCGCTGGCCAGGGCAGGCGAACGCTTCGTGCCCAATGATGTGTCCCTATCGGAACGCGACCGGCTCTGGCTCGTCACCGGCCCCAATATGGGCGGCAAATCGACCTTTCTCCGCCAGAATGCGCTCATCGTCGTGCTCGCGCAGGCGGGCGGCTTTGTCCCCGCCGTCTCGGCAAGGCTCGGCCTCGTCGACCGGCTGTTCAGCCGCGTCGGCGCGAGCGACAATCTCGCGCGCGGGCGCTCGACCTTCATGGTCGAAATGGTCGAAACCGCCGCCATCCTCGCGCAGGCGACCCCCGACAGCTTCGTCATCCTCGACGAGGTCGGGCGCGGCACCTCGACCTACGACGGGCTCGCGCTCGCCTGGTCGGTGGTCGAGGCGGTGCATGAGGTGAACCGTTGCCGTTGCCTCTTCGCGACGCACTACCACGAACTCACGCGGCTCGCCGAAAGCCTGGATGCGCTCTCGCTCCATCATGTTCGCGCGCGCGAGTGGCAGGGCGATCTGGTGCTGCTCCACGAGGTCGCCGACGGCCCCGCCGACCGCAGCTACGGCCTCGCCGTCGCGCGCCTTGCGGGGGTTCCGGCCGCCGTCGTCAAGCGCGCCGAGGCCGTGCTCGCCAAACTCGAAGCCGGGCGCGAAAAAACCGGCGGGCTCGCCGCGGGGCTCGACGACCTGCCGCTCTTCGCCGCGACGCTTGCCGCCGCGCCCGCCGAAAAACCGGACAAGCTGCGCGACGCGCTGGCAAGCATCGACCCCGACGCGCTCGCCCCGCGCGAGGCGCTCGACGCGCTCTATACGCTCAAGCGCCTGATGGCGGACGAGGGTTAGATGACGACATCCTCTCTCCGATTCCCCGAGCGAAGACGAGGGGCTCTGCCGAGCGAAGTCGAGGCGGGGTGTGTTGCCAAGGGTTCTCGCTGCGCTCGAACGGCCCCCTCGTCTTCGCTCGGGGAATCGGCTGTCAGAATCCGCCGGGCTTGTCTCGCATGACCGACCTCTTCGCCCATCTCGACCAGCGCCGCGCGATCATCGACCGCCGCGCGCTCGCGGGGCAGCTCGACGCCATCGCCGCCGAAACGGGCGATGCGAGCCAGCGCCGCCGCGCGATGGTCGCGCTGCTCAAGGCGGCGCTTGAGGATGGCCGTGCGGAGATCGAGCGGCGGCTGCTCGCGCACCCGTCGTCGGGGCGCGTCGCGGCGCAGGCGACTGCTTTCCTGATCGACCAGCTCGTCCGCCTCAGCCATGATTTCACCGTCCAGCATCTTTACCCCGCCAACAACCGTTCGGCGGGCGAGCGCATCACGCTGATCGCGGTCGGCGGCTATGGCCGCGGCGAGATGGCGCCGCACAGCGACATCGACATCGGCTTCCTCACCCCGTTCAAACAGACGAGCTGGACCGAGCAGGTGATCGAGGCGCAGCTCTATACGCTCTGGGATCTGGGGCTGAAGGTCGGCCATTCGTCGCGTTCGCTCGACGAGATGGTGCGCGCGGCAAAGGACGACCTCACCATCCGCACGGCGTTGCTCGAAGGGCGCTTCATCTGGGGCGACCGCGACCTGTACGACCAGGCCGCGGCGCGTTTCGATGCCGAGGTCGTCGCGGGCAATGCGCGCGCCTTCGTCGCCGACAAGCTCGCCGAGCGCGACGAGCGGCACAAAAGAATGGGTGATTCGCGCTATGTCGTCGAACCCAATGTGAAGGAGGGCAAGGGCGGGCTGCGCGACCTGCACACGCTCTTCTGGATCGGCAAGTTCATCCACCGCGTGCGCACCGTGCCCGAGCTGGTTGATGCCGGATTGCTCTCGGCGCGCGAGCTGCGTCAGTTTGCGCGCGCGGAAAACTTTCTGCTCGCGGTCCGCTGTCACCTCCATGTCCTTGCGGGCCGCGCCGAGGACCGGCTGACCTTCGATTTCCAGCGCGAGATCGCCGCCCGCATGAAATTCGCCGACCGTCCGGGCAAGAGCGCGGTCGAACGCTTCATGCAGCTCTATTTCCTTCATGCGAAGAGCGTCGGCGATCTGACCGGCACCTTCCTCGCGCATCTCGACGACCAGATGGCGGCGCGCGGGCGGCGCTTCCTGCCGACCATCCGGCGGCGGCCGGGCAAGCTCAATGGCTTCGTCCTCGATCGCGGCCGCCTCGCGCTGCCTTCGGATGATTTTTTTGCGGCCGACCCGGTGCGGCTGATCGAGATTTTCGCGCTCGCCGACCGGCACGGCCTCGAAATCCACCCGCAGGCGATGCGCCAGGCGCGCCACGATGCCAAGCTGATCGAGACGCAGGGCGTGCGCCGCAATGCCCGCGCCAACGCGCTGTTCCTCGACGTGCTCACCAGCCCGCGCGACCCCGAAACGGTGCTGCGCTGGATGAACGAAGCGGGGGTGTTCGGCCGCTTCGTGCCCGATTTCGGCCGCGTCGTCGCGCAGATGCAGTTCGACATGTATCATCATTATACCGTCGACGAACATACGATCCGCGCGATCGGGCTTCTGTCGGACATCGAACAGGGACGGCTCAAGGAGGATCATCCGCTGTCGACCGCGATCATGGACCAGATCCATTCGCGGCGCGTCGTCTATGTCGCGGTGCTGCTGCACGACATCGCCAAGGGGCGCGGCGGCGACCATAGCGTGCTCGGCGCCGAGCTCGCGCTGCGCGTCTGCCCGCGGCTGGGGCTGAGCGAGGCGGAGACCGAGACCGTGTCGTGGCTCGTGCGCTATCACCTCCTCATGTCGGCGACCGCGTTCAAACGCGACCTCGCCGATTTCAAGACGATCCTCGACTTCGCGCAGATCGTGCAGAGCCCCGAGCGCCTCCGCCTCCTGCTCGTGCTCACTGTCGTCGACATTCGCGCGGTCGGCCCCGGCGTGTGGAACAGCTGGAAACGGCAATTGCTCACCGAACTGTACGACGCCGCCGAAGAAGTGCTGCGCCTCGGCCACAAGCAGAAGGGCCGCGAACAACGCATCGCGAGCAAGAAGGAGGCGGTGGCGGCGCAATTCGGCTTCGACCGCAAGACCTTCGACAAGGTCGCCAGGCGCCTGCCCGAAAGCTACTGGATCGCCGAGCCGGTCGAAGTCATCGCCGCGAACCTCGTCCATATCCGGCAGGCGGGCGACGCGCCGCTGCACATCGC is a genomic window of Sphingopyxis sp. FD7 containing:
- a CDS encoding adenylate kinase, translating into MTLNIILLGPPGAGKGTQASRLEDEHGMVQLSTGDMLRAAVKAGTPIGLQAKAVMDAGELVSDDIVSGLIGERLDELGPDVSVIFDGYPRTAAQADALDGILSARGRKLDHVIELRVEEDALVDRITGRFSCAKCGEGYHDRYKLPRVANVCDICGSEEFKRRPDDNEETVRTRMVEYRAKTAPILPIYEARGIVTHVDGMAPIDQVNDAIETILNTAG
- a CDS encoding NADP-dependent malic enzyme, which gives rise to MDSGSKVQFSDREALLYHEYGRPGKIEIVASKPMATQRDLSLAYSPGVAVPVKAIAENPAAAYDYTVKGNLVAVISNGTAILGLGNLGALASKPVMEGKAVLFKRFADVDSIDLEVDTEDPQRFIEAVELLAPSFGGINLEDIAAPNCFIIEAALKERMNIPVFHDDQHGTAIITAAGLINACYLTGRELGAVKVVVNGAGAAAIACTALIKAMGVRHENVIMCDRKGTIYQGRTDGMDQWKSAHAVPTDARDLTEALVGADVFLGLSAAGALKPEMVKDMAPAPIIFAMANPDPEISPPDARAARPDAIIATGRSDYPNQVNNVLCFPFIFRGALDVHATAINEEMKIAAAYAIADLARQQVPEEVAAAYGGRASSFGPEYIIPSPFDPRLMEIVPAAVAKAAMDTGVAQKPIADLDEYRTRLRARLNPTTSVLTLAYEAARTNPKRVVFAEGEEETVLRAAIQFRDGGYGTPVLVGREGLHDKLRAMGVADAESFEVHNSVNSPHVPAMVDMLYERLQRRGYLRRDVERMVNRDRNIFGSLLLKMGLGDAMITGTTRTYSQTMREIRRVIDHAEGKTPFGIHVLVDQHHTIFMADTTVNERPSAEMLADIAERTAQVARRMGHEPRVAFLSYSTFGNPEGSWLENIREAVAILDRRQPAFEYEGEMAPDVALNAKVMKNYPFCRLSGPANVLVMPGLQSANLSAKLLRELGGGAIIGPMLVGMEHPVQVATMASTASDLVTLAVLAAGGIAQ
- a CDS encoding [protein-PII] uridylyltransferase produces the protein MTDLFAHLDQRRAIIDRRALAGQLDAIAAETGDASQRRRAMVALLKAALEDGRAEIERRLLAHPSSGRVAAQATAFLIDQLVRLSHDFTVQHLYPANNRSAGERITLIAVGGYGRGEMAPHSDIDIGFLTPFKQTSWTEQVIEAQLYTLWDLGLKVGHSSRSLDEMVRAAKDDLTIRTALLEGRFIWGDRDLYDQAAARFDAEVVAGNARAFVADKLAERDERHKRMGDSRYVVEPNVKEGKGGLRDLHTLFWIGKFIHRVRTVPELVDAGLLSARELRQFARAENFLLAVRCHLHVLAGRAEDRLTFDFQREIAARMKFADRPGKSAVERFMQLYFLHAKSVGDLTGTFLAHLDDQMAARGRRFLPTIRRRPGKLNGFVLDRGRLALPSDDFFAADPVRLIEIFALADRHGLEIHPQAMRQARHDAKLIETQGVRRNARANALFLDVLTSPRDPETVLRWMNEAGVFGRFVPDFGRVVAQMQFDMYHHYTVDEHTIRAIGLLSDIEQGRLKEDHPLSTAIMDQIHSRRVVYVAVLLHDIAKGRGGDHSVLGAELALRVCPRLGLSEAETETVSWLVRYHLLMSATAFKRDLADFKTILDFAQIVQSPERLRLLLVLTVVDIRAVGPGVWNSWKRQLLTELYDAAEEVLRLGHKQKGREQRIASKKEAVAAQFGFDRKTFDKVARRLPESYWIAEPVEVIAANLVHIRQAGDAPLHIAAVPDDDRGATLVMVLAADHPGLFYRIAGGIHLAGGNIIDARIHTTRDGLALDNFLVQDPIGRPFDEPGQIARLTRAIEDALANRQKLLPKLEARALPRTRAEAFRVAPNVFVDNKASNRFTVIEVNAQDRPALLNQLAYALFQSKVTVHSAHVATYGERAVDTFYVTDLIGDKIDSAARVKSLEKRLLEAATSASEEAVAA
- a CDS encoding YceD family protein; translated protein: MNAASEFSLVVTLADAAQGRAIAVEADATARARIAARLGLMALDHFALAASLRAVAGGLAATGEVRAEVVQACAATALPVATRIAEPFDLRFLRDVDAPAHADEEVEIGRDELDLLPLEGDRADIGEAAVQTLSLALDPFPRHPDADRILAEKGVLSEEAAGPFAALARLRGKPGG
- a CDS encoding outer membrane protein assembly factor BamE, whose amino-acid sequence is MPNASPVLSTPRARLVLLGLAALLATSGCAQLKGRQGYVVDPALTEAITPGVDNRESVERTLGRPTFVGQFGTGEYYYVSRETRQLAFAKPRPIAQQVLRVRFDAAGNVAAVDRTGLELVSRISPEGDKTPTLGRERSFFEDIFGNIGAVGAPGAGAPTGP
- a CDS encoding ubiquinol-cytochrome C chaperone family protein yields the protein MFSFRKLFRSQPDPREARRPLWQAVIATARAPHWYAEGGVPDTLDGRFDMVSLVMALVLHRIDDDPDQALAGVQLTELFVSDMDGQMRQIGFGDMVVGKQVGRMMGALGGRLGAYRAPDGSDELRAALVRNLWRGKAPGEAALAHVMAKVAALRGALAAMPVAELVATDRLPGAER
- the mutS gene encoding DNA mismatch repair protein MutS gives rise to the protein MMAQYWALKEKAGDCLLFYRMGDFFELFFDDAKAAASTLDIALTSRGEHDGAPVPMCGVPVHAAESYLARLIRAGHRVAIAEQVETPAEAKARGGSKALVARDIVRFVTAGTLTEESLLEGRSANRLAALAQVGSEGEVAIAAADISTGRFEVVAVRAEAVDAELARLAPSELLLSESADALPISSARQVVRRPAADFASTGAQKRLESFYGVRTLDGFGPFSRSEIAAMGALLAYLDHVGTGGPTFLQPPVRVSASDRMAIDAATRESLELVRTMAGTREGSLLGTIDRTVTAAGARLLADDLASPLTDRAAILDRLDLVDALAQDALWRGDLRAALRALPDAGRALGRLVAGRGGPRDLAQLRDALGGARLLRERLARRADLPPLLARLLPGLDGHGALVDELTRALVETPPVDAAQGGYIAEGYDHALDALRETARDGRKAIAALEAGYRDRTGIASLKIRHNGVLGYHVEVPAKHADALMAPDSGFTHRQTLAGVVRFNSADLHDAASRVTQAGVHAVAAEAAHLEALTDAAVARREAIAASCDILARLDVAAALADHAMSHNWCRPELADEPCLDVVGGRHPVVEAALARAGERFVPNDVSLSERDRLWLVTGPNMGGKSTFLRQNALIVVLAQAGGFVPAVSARLGLVDRLFSRVGASDNLARGRSTFMVEMVETAAILAQATPDSFVILDEVGRGTSTYDGLALAWSVVEAVHEVNRCRCLFATHYHELTRLAESLDALSLHHVRAREWQGDLVLLHEVADGPADRSYGLAVARLAGVPAAVVKRAEAVLAKLEAGREKTGGLAAGLDDLPLFAATLAAAPAEKPDKLRDALASIDPDALAPREALDALYTLKRLMADEG